Proteins encoded in a region of the Clostridium beijerinckii genome:
- a CDS encoding alpha/beta fold hydrolase yields MKLLSHSNGVHKVEKDKTSKRSILKKCVIFFVGLFIFGFLVQILNDFVDNTRLKSRFKYVRIDGRKMEYKLKTGGDYTVVFDGSIGTTMYEWDDVCKSLEEKKISTFTYNREGYGFNDGGDNRTPEEQAKDLKALLRKAGAPEPYVLVGEEYGSLVLSNFANLYSDSVAGVVLINPISEENMQTKEFKDSIKSKYYRSIFEKIGTNFSLTALLNKAGLTMENDTFKKYLNQNELDEFQSFENKKNYKQAVSNELENLYKGISNSQTNELLGNKPLYLITNNEADPVKKIGNATVTTIYKEEIEGSPMSVLDPNSVVTGVNSVLKDAKKVAKKS; encoded by the coding sequence ATGAAGCTGTTATCACATTCTAATGGAGTACATAAGGTTGAGAAAGATAAAACCAGCAAAAGGAGCATTTTAAAAAAATGTGTTATCTTTTTTGTGGGATTATTTATCTTTGGTTTTTTAGTGCAAATTTTAAATGACTTTGTAGATAATACAAGATTAAAATCTAGATTTAAGTACGTCAGAATAGATGGACGAAAAATGGAGTATAAACTTAAGACTGGTGGAGATTATACTGTAGTATTTGATGGATCAATCGGAACTACAATGTATGAGTGGGATGATGTTTGTAAGTCATTAGAGGAAAAGAAGATATCTACCTTTACATATAATAGAGAAGGATATGGATTTAATGATGGTGGAGACAATAGAACACCAGAAGAGCAAGCGAAGGATTTGAAAGCACTGCTTAGAAAAGCTGGAGCACCAGAGCCATACGTTTTAGTTGGAGAGGAGTACGGTAGCCTAGTTCTTAGTAATTTTGCCAATTTATATTCGGATTCAGTAGCAGGAGTTGTGTTAATTAACCCAATATCAGAGGAAAATATGCAAACTAAGGAATTTAAGGATAGTATTAAATCCAAATATTATAGAAGTATATTTGAAAAAATCGGTACAAATTTTAGTTTGACTGCATTGCTAAATAAAGCAGGGCTAACTATGGAGAATGATACTTTTAAGAAGTATTTAAATCAGAATGAATTAGATGAATTTCAGAGCTTTGAAAATAAGAAAAATTATAAACAGGCAGTTTCAAACGAGCTAGAAAACTTATATAAAGGCATTTCGAATAGTCAAACCAATGAACTACTAGGAAATAAGCCATTATATTTAATAACTAATAATGAAGCTGATCCTGTTAAAAAGATTGGTAATGCAACAGTAACAACTATATATAAAGAGGAAATAGAGGGATCTCCAATGTCTGTATTAGATCCTAACTCAGTAGTTACCGGCGTTAATAGTGTTTTAAAAGATGCTAAGAAGGTAGCTAAAAAATCTTGA
- a CDS encoding S1C family serine protease produces MNNNDNNEKFIDVESLPVDKGQQVAWENCFQNSNNYVEPKRKKRRGLRMLGRIAGILVLTMVGGAIGSAATYSFMKTNNVAATKQITSYIPQSFTSSTPDAMSAADAFNKVAPAVVIVSTKGSSNSGFMNGEVEGMGSGFIINEEGYILTNYHVIANAKEITVTLSNNTEVSATVVNYDQDRDVAMLKLKDGTKVPAVAELGDSDEVYPGAEVIAIGTPLSKNFAQTLTKGVISGSNRTIDDSGKSVDFIQTDAAINPGNSGGPLVNAKGQVIGINSMKIGSDASGSSTPVEGIGFAIPINEVKNKIDALSKPILNLGIQIREIDSATAKKYDLVEGIYVSSVEEYSPAEKGGLKIGDIIVKCDGKEAKKFDELKAIKESKNAGDTMKIEVIRDKKTVDLSVVLEEKSN; encoded by the coding sequence ATGAATAATAATGATAATAATGAAAAATTTATTGATGTAGAATCATTACCAGTAGATAAAGGTCAGCAAGTTGCATGGGAAAATTGTTTTCAAAATAGTAATAATTATGTAGAGCCGAAGAGAAAGAAAAGAAGAGGTCTGCGCATGCTAGGAAGGATTGCAGGAATTTTAGTTCTTACAATGGTAGGAGGGGCAATTGGAAGTGCTGCTACTTATTCATTCATGAAAACTAATAATGTTGCTGCAACTAAACAAATAACAAGTTATATTCCGCAATCATTCACATCAAGCACTCCTGATGCAATGTCAGCGGCAGATGCATTTAATAAAGTTGCACCAGCAGTTGTCATTGTTTCCACTAAAGGTTCATCTAACAGTGGATTTATGAACGGCGAAGTTGAGGGGATGGGATCAGGATTCATTATAAATGAAGAAGGATATATACTAACTAACTATCACGTAATTGCAAATGCTAAAGAAATTACAGTAACTTTAAGTAATAATACTGAGGTAAGTGCAACAGTAGTAAATTACGATCAAGATAGAGATGTTGCAATGCTTAAGTTAAAAGACGGAACTAAAGTTCCTGCTGTTGCAGAACTTGGAGACTCTGATGAAGTATATCCAGGAGCTGAGGTTATAGCAATTGGAACACCTCTTTCAAAGAATTTTGCTCAGACACTTACAAAGGGAGTTATAAGTGGAAGCAATAGAACAATAGATGATAGTGGAAAAAGTGTAGATTTCATTCAAACAGATGCAGCTATTAATCCTGGAAATAGTGGAGGTCCATTAGTGAATGCTAAAGGGCAAGTTATAGGAATAAATTCTATGAAGATAGGTTCTGATGCATCGGGATCATCAACACCAGTTGAAGGTATAGGGTTTGCAATACCTATAAATGAAGTTAAAAATAAGATAGATGCTTTATCAAAACCTATATTAAATCTAGGAATCCAAATAAGAGAAATTGACAGCGCTACTGCTAAGAAATACGATTTGGTAGAAGGAATATATGTATCTTCTGTTGAAGAGTATTCACCGGCTGAAAAAGGTGGTCTTAAGATTGGAGATATAATTGTTAAATGTGACGGAAAAGAAGCTAAGAAATTCGATGAACTTAAGGCAATAAAGGAAAGTAAGAATGCTGGAGATACTATGAAGATAGAGGTAATTAGAGATAAGAAAACTGTTGATTTATCAGTTGTATTAGAAGAAAAATCTAATTAA
- a CDS encoding PTS lactose/cellobiose transporter subunit IIA, producing the protein MEEIILNIIMHSGEARTFSMEAITLAKQGNFDKAKGLIIKADEELGYAHNSQTSLIQGEAVNEKIEFSLLLVHAQDHLMTTMVLKDLAVELIEVHEKISSIK; encoded by the coding sequence ATGGAGGAAATAATATTAAATATAATAATGCACAGCGGGGAAGCGCGAACTTTTTCTATGGAAGCAATTACTTTAGCTAAACAAGGAAATTTTGATAAAGCAAAAGGGTTAATAATAAAAGCTGATGAGGAATTAGGATATGCACATAATTCTCAAACAAGTTTAATTCAGGGAGAAGCCGTAAATGAGAAAATAGAATTCTCATTGCTTTTAGTTCACGCTCAAGATCACTTAATGACTACAATGGTTTTGAAGGATTTAGCAGTTGAATTAATAGAAGTGCATGAAAAAATAAGTTCTATTAAATAG
- a CDS encoding ABC transporter substrate-binding protein: protein MKNKIKYAIVFSVLLLMGIVSINLFQPNKEQQVRGNIELLVNENSYEYLVECANNFMKENDRTSISVKKLENYNQILNNNSEGSTKSKISSIVQIDRFSFDKLKLDNYEYYNKDDKLLSEYAKNFSKYRVAQVKYGDNSIGIPLTSRPLAFYVREDLLKSYGYERDSLNTWDDIIRVGKDIHEKSNGKIFIINATDQDYEDLMDLLTMETLSDGDKSIDVVKSEVQATMKKLEDNNILNLQSGGEFLARISSINAMKEIAALDVPCTWSVNNVPSLKSGANKFFSSEGDNLLILNQNSENDKLIEKFITYVITNNKEAVKYVKEGKFFSSYLYTYNTKDIEEPVKNFTEKSPLVVLSNIEEKTPSISDYDEYIKIKQEIRANTN, encoded by the coding sequence ATGAAAAATAAAATTAAATATGCTATTGTATTTTCGGTTCTTTTGCTAATGGGAATAGTAAGCATTAATCTATTTCAACCAAATAAAGAGCAGCAAGTTAGAGGAAATATAGAGCTCTTAGTAAATGAGAATTCCTATGAGTACTTAGTTGAGTGCGCAAATAATTTTATGAAGGAGAATGATAGAACTTCAATAAGTGTAAAAAAGTTAGAAAATTACAATCAGATACTTAATAATAATTCAGAAGGAAGTACGAAATCAAAGATTTCTAGTATAGTTCAGATAGATAGGTTTAGTTTTGATAAACTAAAATTAGATAACTATGAATATTATAATAAGGATGATAAGCTCTTGAGCGAATATGCTAAGAATTTTTCTAAGTATAGGGTAGCTCAGGTTAAGTATGGTGATAATTCCATAGGAATACCTTTAACATCTAGGCCATTAGCTTTCTATGTCAGAGAAGATTTATTAAAAAGTTATGGATATGAAAGAGATAGTTTGAATACATGGGATGATATCATAAGGGTTGGAAAAGATATTCATGAAAAAAGTAACGGAAAAATATTTATAATTAATGCAACTGATCAAGATTACGAAGATTTGATGGATTTATTAACCATGGAAACATTAAGTGATGGTGATAAAAGCATAGATGTAGTTAAATCAGAAGTTCAAGCTACGATGAAAAAATTAGAGGATAATAACATTTTAAACTTACAAAGTGGAGGGGAATTCTTAGCAAGAATATCGTCTATTAATGCCATGAAAGAAATAGCAGCATTAGATGTTCCTTGTACGTGGAGCGTTAATAACGTGCCTAGCCTTAAATCAGGGGCTAATAAGTTTTTTTCATCAGAAGGCGATAATTTATTGATATTAAACCAAAACAGCGAGAATGATAAGCTAATTGAAAAATTTATAACTTACGTAATAACTAACAATAAGGAAGCTGTTAAATATGTTAAGGAAGGAAAGTTTTTCTCAAGCTATTTATATACTTATAATACTAAAGATATTGAAGAGCCAGTAAAAAATTTTACTGAAAAAAGTCCTCTTGTAGTATTAAGCAATATAGAAGAAAAGACTCCAAGCATAAGTGATTACGACGAATATATAAAGATAAAGCAAGAGATTCGAGCAAATACCAATTAA
- a CDS encoding glycosyltransferase family 4 protein, producing the protein MKIAIDARSSTLHQGTGIGTYTSNLISEILSLDSNDEFTLFCSGKFNKEFNKENVNIIYSSGRHGGFYEKYYIPNALNKVHADLYHIPQNGIGFDFDTKIPTIVTIHDLIPYIMPETVGKGYLERFLNNMPNIISNSRGILTVSEYSKRDILKFFSFYPEEKIFVTPLAANNNFKPLDKNQCKLYVKNTFKVDDPYILYIGGFSLRKNALGLIKSFCKVYKDLNKPYKLLLGGPLKDEGEKLLSFVQENNLQDKVVFCGYIEDDILPVLYSGCDAFVYPSFYEGFGLPPLEAMSCKAPVITSSITSIPEVTGDSAILINPYNIDELDNALVDLLNNETLKAELSEKGYLRSLNFTWNKTAKNTLNAYRSLIS; encoded by the coding sequence ATGAAAATTGCCATTGATGCTCGTAGTTCCACTTTACATCAAGGAACTGGAATTGGTACTTATACTAGTAATCTTATATCAGAGATTCTTTCTTTAGATTCGAATGATGAATTCACTCTATTTTGCTCTGGAAAATTTAACAAAGAATTCAACAAGGAAAATGTTAATATAATTTATTCTTCAGGTAGACATGGCGGTTTTTATGAAAAATATTATATACCTAATGCACTAAACAAGGTCCATGCTGACCTATACCATATTCCTCAAAACGGAATAGGATTTGATTTTGATACAAAAATACCAACTATAGTTACAATCCATGATCTAATCCCATATATAATGCCTGAAACTGTTGGCAAAGGATACCTAGAACGATTTTTAAATAATATGCCAAATATAATTTCTAATTCACGCGGCATTCTAACAGTTTCTGAATACTCTAAAAGAGATATATTGAAGTTCTTTAGTTTTTATCCTGAAGAAAAAATATTTGTAACTCCACTTGCCGCTAATAATAATTTTAAACCTTTAGATAAGAATCAATGCAAGCTATACGTAAAAAACACATTTAAAGTTGATGATCCTTATATACTATATATAGGTGGGTTTAGTTTAAGGAAAAATGCCTTAGGATTAATTAAATCATTTTGTAAAGTTTATAAAGACTTGAATAAGCCTTATAAGTTATTGCTTGGGGGCCCTTTAAAAGATGAGGGTGAAAAGTTACTTTCATTTGTTCAAGAAAATAATTTACAAGACAAAGTTGTCTTTTGTGGCTATATAGAAGATGATATTCTTCCTGTTCTTTATAGCGGGTGTGATGCATTTGTATACCCTTCCTTCTATGAAGGATTTGGACTTCCTCCACTTGAAGCAATGAGCTGTAAGGCACCAGTTATAACATCTTCTATAACTTCTATTCCAGAAGTAACTGGCGATAGTGCTATTTTGATAAATCCATATAATATAGATGAATTAGACAATGCGTTAGTTGATCTTTTGAATAATGAAACTTTAAAAGCTGAGCTTAGTGAAAAGGGATACCTAAGAAGCCTTAACTTTACTTGGAATAAGACCGCCAAGAACACCTTAAATGCCTATAGAAGTTTAATATCTTAG
- a CDS encoding CotS family spore coat protein codes for MENNKEILKIKGYIEENYNLDVEDIEKVKNSYKVITKDERYCLKVVKYEFSHFYFILSAMKHLQRNGFGDIPEFIMNREKKEYGNINGKYAYLTKWIPSRVSNYDNPIELSMVSNELAKLHECSKGFTLKKEMKPRIGWFSWIDVFETRKREILDFKNRISQKAYKSNFDLLYLDNMEKELNRAEKSITGLQKNNYVKVMEKEVFSRGFCHHDYAHHNILIDNKKNINIIDFDYCILDSHLHDVSSLLIRSMKDGKWESDKCNLILNAYSERIEIRKEELPIIREFIRFPQAFWQIGLQVYWEQQPWGEEFFINKLEKYLNDCEFREKFIDSYFSGGN; via the coding sequence ATGGAGAATAATAAGGAGATACTTAAAATTAAAGGCTATATTGAAGAAAATTATAATTTAGATGTAGAAGATATTGAAAAAGTTAAAAATAGTTATAAAGTTATTACAAAGGATGAGAGATATTGTTTGAAAGTAGTTAAATATGAATTCTCTCATTTTTATTTTATCTTATCTGCAATGAAGCATTTACAAAGAAATGGATTTGGGGATATCCCTGAATTTATTATGAATAGAGAAAAAAAAGAATATGGGAACATAAACGGAAAGTATGCGTACTTAACAAAATGGATTCCATCGAGAGTAAGTAATTATGATAATCCAATAGAATTATCAATGGTATCAAATGAGCTTGCAAAATTACATGAATGTAGCAAAGGCTTTACATTGAAGAAAGAGATGAAACCAAGGATTGGATGGTTTTCATGGATAGATGTTTTTGAAACAAGGAAAAGAGAAATCTTGGATTTTAAAAATAGAATAAGTCAAAAAGCATATAAATCAAATTTTGATTTATTGTATTTGGATAATATGGAAAAAGAATTAAATAGAGCAGAAAAAAGTATAACAGGTCTTCAAAAAAATAATTATGTAAAGGTTATGGAGAAGGAAGTCTTTTCAAGAGGATTCTGCCACCATGACTATGCCCATCATAATATATTAATAGATAATAAGAAAAATATTAATATTATAGATTTTGATTACTGCATATTAGATTCACATCTCCACGACGTATCTTCTTTATTAATAAGATCAATGAAAGATGGAAAATGGGAAAGCGACAAATGCAATCTAATTTTAAATGCCTATAGTGAGAGAATAGAAATAAGAAAAGAAGAGCTACCTATAATTAGAGAATTTATAAGATTTCCTCAGGCTTTCTGGCAAATAGGGTTGCAGGTTTATTGGGAACAGCAACCATGGGGAGAAGAATTTTTTATTAATAAGTTAGAGAAGTACTTAAACGATTGTGAATTTAGAGAAAAGTTTATTGATAGTTATTTTAGTGGGGGAAATTAA
- a CDS encoding spore coat protein — protein MDELLINQYLNKKGIAIVGQGFSYDKNMQRNDIVSQVDLIIEFHKLLLGGNLTGLSKIKSTIGREVESYKVQIRKLQKNYSYVSSKTCTNEIENIILSNGKIMLEKANKAINYIYEHDYFGVIRRSMNREEICLGKVDKSNLRKNNEKIEVCTIKGMTYNLVEEDLYNYIKKLQRKEINIDEEELIKLFVHGSHLSFNSFDYLRGLCSYPKDFLKFWERYRDSRKDNIREIYDMQNGECKGSRKTRNDEQLLNGLKKSLKYESKNFII, from the coding sequence ATGGATGAATTATTGATTAATCAGTATTTAAATAAAAAAGGAATAGCTATTGTTGGACAAGGTTTTAGTTATGATAAAAATATGCAAAGAAATGATATAGTTTCTCAAGTTGATTTAATTATAGAATTTCATAAATTATTATTAGGTGGCAATCTAACGGGATTAAGCAAAATTAAAAGCACAATAGGCAGAGAAGTGGAATCTTATAAAGTGCAGATAAGAAAACTACAAAAGAATTATTCATATGTATCTAGTAAAACATGTACAAATGAGATAGAGAATATCATATTATCAAACGGAAAAATAATGTTGGAAAAAGCTAATAAGGCTATAAATTATATTTATGAACATGACTACTTTGGAGTTATAAGACGTAGTATGAATAGAGAAGAAATCTGCCTTGGTAAAGTTGATAAAAGTAATTTAAGAAAAAATAATGAAAAAATAGAAGTGTGTACAATAAAAGGTATGACATATAACTTAGTAGAAGAGGACTTATATAATTATATTAAGAAACTACAAAGAAAGGAAATTAATATAGATGAGGAAGAACTAATAAAGTTATTTGTGCATGGATCACACTTATCATTTAACAGCTTTGATTATTTAAGAGGGCTTTGTAGCTATCCAAAGGATTTCTTAAAGTTTTGGGAGAGGTATAGAGATAGTAGAAAGGATAATATAAGAGAAATTTATGATATGCAAAATGGAGAATGCAAGGGTAGTAGGAAAACAAGGAATGACGAACAATTATTAAATGGATTGAAGAAAAGTTTAAAGTATGAAAGTAAAAATTTTATCATATAG
- a CDS encoding CotS family spore coat protein has protein sequence MNRTKYSEKNYLCDYDLSLKFFEELGIKVNDIVPLRKVFLVYTDEGNKILKRVNYDVDRVNLISDSLDYVKKSYEHVITYKRFRDDLCYKEWNGQIYIVMDILNGREASFSNPVEIDLCAENIALMHKASKGLREYLKDKYKKDFLDISLKDKIKEAYDDLIWMKSLVDTYKYKNEFDKLFMNNVDKYLNEIKEVQDDLEKSSYDSLRQDGDTIRLCHNDLAYHNFLTKNNEINIIDFDFMTIDLRVMDIWNFILKCIKNAAFDVDKMSTCINGYENVSILKKEEKELLYILIKFPKDFYTISRDYYHKRKNWEYEVYLSRFEGKLSNDDFRYEFLKVLKNKFFIGSEVKK, from the coding sequence ATGAATAGAACTAAGTATTCAGAAAAAAATTATTTATGCGATTATGATTTGAGCCTAAAGTTCTTCGAAGAACTAGGAATAAAAGTAAACGACATTGTTCCACTTAGAAAAGTATTTTTGGTATATACAGACGAAGGAAATAAAATATTGAAAAGAGTAAATTATGATGTAGATAGAGTCAATTTAATAAGTGATTCTTTAGACTATGTAAAAAAGAGTTATGAACATGTAATAACATATAAAAGGTTCAGAGATGATTTATGTTATAAAGAGTGGAATGGACAAATTTATATTGTTATGGACATATTGAATGGAAGAGAAGCATCATTTTCTAATCCAGTAGAAATTGATCTTTGTGCAGAAAATATAGCTTTAATGCATAAAGCTTCAAAAGGATTAAGAGAATATTTGAAAGATAAATACAAAAAAGATTTTTTAGATATATCTTTGAAAGATAAAATTAAAGAAGCATATGATGATTTGATTTGGATGAAGAGCTTAGTAGATACGTACAAATATAAAAATGAATTTGATAAATTATTTATGAACAATGTAGATAAGTATTTAAATGAAATTAAAGAGGTTCAAGATGACCTTGAAAAAAGCTCATATGATAGCCTAAGACAGGATGGGGATACTATTCGTTTGTGTCATAATGATTTAGCTTATCATAATTTCTTAACCAAAAATAATGAAATAAATATAATAGATTTTGATTTTATGACCATAGATTTAAGAGTAATGGATATATGGAATTTTATTTTGAAGTGTATAAAGAATGCCGCCTTCGATGTAGACAAGATGTCAACTTGCATTAATGGATATGAGAATGTGTCAATTCTAAAAAAAGAAGAAAAAGAACTTTTGTATATACTTATAAAGTTCCCTAAAGATTTCTATACAATATCAAGAGATTATTATCATAAGAGAAAGAACTGGGAATATGAAGTATATTTAAGCAGATTTGAAGGAAAGTTGAGCAATGATGACTTTAGATATGAATTTTTAAAAGTTTTAAAAAATAAATTTTTCATAGGTTCTGAAGTAAAGAAGTAA
- a CDS encoding glycosyltransferase family 4 protein: MKIGIDGRAAKWYRGTGIGTYTYQLISSLNNVDSSNNYLIFTPQCDFITDLKNNFKTELIESIPSNSFWDDINVPNILNNADIELYHVPQNGVGLSENVECKKVITLHDIIPLRMPETVSDRYLKIFNNELPKILDNCDGIITVSNYSKNDIAKEFNFPAEKIYVTPLAAEDIYRPMSKCRSKDFITEKYGIKEDFVLYVGGFSPRKNIIGLIEAYSKLPSKLKESFKLVIIGRKGPSYTKYKNRADDLNISNNVIFTDFIPIEDMPLFYNAAEVLVYPSFYEGFGLPPIEAMACGTPVIASNVTSLPEVCHESALFIDPNDIDSLSYDIERVLSNSLLRLTMVKKSLTRSKNFSWNKTALDTIAAYEAIINS; this comes from the coding sequence ATGAAAATAGGAATAGATGGTAGAGCTGCAAAGTGGTATCGAGGCACTGGTATAGGTACCTATACTTATCAGTTAATATCTAGCCTCAACAATGTTGATAGTAGCAATAACTATTTAATTTTCACACCACAATGCGACTTTATAACCGATTTAAAGAATAATTTTAAAACAGAACTTATTGAATCAATACCTTCTAATAGTTTTTGGGATGATATAAATGTTCCCAATATATTAAATAATGCAGACATAGAGCTTTACCATGTCCCACAAAACGGGGTTGGTCTATCAGAAAATGTTGAATGCAAAAAAGTTATTACTCTACATGATATAATTCCTTTAAGAATGCCTGAAACTGTTAGTGATAGATATTTAAAAATATTTAATAATGAACTGCCTAAAATTTTAGATAATTGTGATGGAATAATTACTGTATCTAATTACTCTAAGAATGATATTGCTAAGGAATTTAACTTTCCTGCTGAAAAGATTTATGTTACCCCATTAGCTGCTGAAGATATTTACAGACCAATGAGTAAATGTAGATCTAAAGACTTTATTACCGAGAAATATGGGATAAAGGAAGACTTCGTACTTTACGTTGGAGGATTTAGTCCAAGAAAGAATATTATAGGACTAATAGAAGCTTATTCTAAACTCCCAAGTAAATTAAAAGAAAGCTTCAAACTAGTTATAATTGGTCGTAAGGGTCCTTCTTATACTAAATACAAAAATAGAGCTGATGATCTAAATATATCTAATAACGTTATTTTTACTGATTTTATTCCCATTGAAGATATGCCGTTATTTTACAACGCTGCCGAGGTCCTTGTATACCCTTCTTTTTATGAAGGATTTGGACTTCCTCCTATAGAGGCTATGGCATGCGGTACTCCTGTAATAGCTTCTAATGTTACGTCATTACCTGAAGTATGCCATGAATCAGCTCTTTTTATAGATCCTAATGACATTGATTCACTATCATATGACATAGAAAGAGTTTTAAGTAATAGCTTATTAAGGTTAACAATGGTCAAAAAAAGCCTAACACGAAGTAAAAACTTTTCTTGGAATAAAACAGCTCTAGATACAATAGCCGCCTATGAAGCTATAATAAATTCATAG
- a CDS encoding CotS family spore coat protein: MMREFEIERQFNIKIEKIKANKGVYYLKTDKGERCLKKINYGPQKLLFVYGAKEHLRKNGFNNLDKYYLNINGEPYALVNEDLYTLSEWLEGRECDFHNIDEVKIAAKTLANLHEASKGYDPPENSKLKSDLGRWPHLIEKRIKSLDKMRDMVRKKSIKSDFDMLYLKSMEFYKEIGKKSLVTLNESDYYELCAIAENEKSFCHHDFTYHNIILSDSMDVHVIDFDYCKREVRTFDISNFMIKVLKRVEWNLEFATAIIESYDSVSKLKPEEYKVLYAYLQFPQRYWRLANRYYYNEVNWGQNTFAGKLESIIHEQEKYLEFLEKFKNEYKI; encoded by the coding sequence ATGATGAGGGAATTTGAAATTGAAAGACAATTCAATATAAAGATAGAAAAAATAAAGGCAAATAAAGGCGTATACTATCTTAAAACAGATAAAGGCGAGAGATGTTTGAAAAAAATAAATTATGGACCCCAAAAGTTATTGTTCGTGTATGGTGCTAAAGAGCACTTAAGAAAAAATGGTTTTAATAATTTAGATAAATACTATTTAAACATAAATGGAGAGCCTTATGCGTTGGTTAATGAAGACTTATATACTTTGTCTGAATGGTTAGAAGGAAGGGAATGTGACTTCCATAACATAGATGAAGTAAAAATAGCAGCAAAGACTTTAGCTAATCTCCATGAAGCATCTAAGGGATATGATCCACCTGAGAATTCTAAGCTCAAAAGTGATCTTGGCAGATGGCCTCATTTAATAGAAAAAAGAATTAAATCTTTAGATAAAATGAGAGATATGGTAAGGAAAAAAAGTATAAAAAGTGATTTTGATATGCTTTATTTAAAGTCTATGGAGTTTTATAAAGAGATCGGAAAGAAATCCTTAGTAACTTTAAATGAGTCAGATTACTATGAGTTATGTGCAATTGCTGAGAATGAAAAAAGTTTTTGCCATCATGATTTTACTTATCATAATATAATTTTAAGCGATAGTATGGATGTACATGTTATAGATTTTGATTACTGTAAAAGAGAAGTTAGAACTTTTGATATAAGCAATTTTATGATAAAGGTGCTAAAGAGAGTTGAGTGGAATTTAGAATTTGCGACAGCTATTATAGAATCCTATGATTCAGTATCAAAATTAAAACCAGAGGAATATAAGGTATTATATGCATATCTTCAATTCCCACAAAGATATTGGAGGCTTGCAAATAGATATTATTATAATGAAGTTAATTGGGGGCAAAATACATTTGCAGGTAAGTTAGAATCAATAATACATGAGCAAGAGAAATACCTAGAATTTTTAGAAAAATTCAAGAATGAATATAAGATATAA
- the yabG gene encoding sporulation peptidase YabG, which produces MEIGDIVVRKSYNKDITFKIIDIKDSGGKYNIILKGINIRIIADASLDDLEIAEEDTGSQDKILNTRVNEAIKKAMILRGDLRDKVEKSPKIKTKNELMFGRPGKILHVDGDSEYMETCLKVYKQLSLDAVGRAIAEKDQPEVIVDLVKEVKPDIVVLTGHDSVLREPRDYLNLDNYRNSRYYLESVKNLRNYNSSYDELVIFAGACQSCYERILDVGANFASSPNRVLIHCLDPVFVCEKIAYTRIDKVVSITDVIENTITGIKGVGGLQTRGKYREGYPKSPYI; this is translated from the coding sequence ATGGAAATAGGAGATATAGTTGTTAGAAAATCTTATAATAAAGATATTACTTTTAAAATAATTGATATTAAAGATAGTGGTGGAAAGTATAATATAATTCTAAAAGGAATTAATATAAGAATAATAGCAGATGCAAGTTTGGATGACCTTGAAATTGCTGAAGAGGACACTGGGTCTCAGGATAAAATATTAAATACAAGAGTTAATGAGGCCATAAAGAAAGCTATGATACTAAGAGGTGATCTTAGGGATAAAGTTGAAAAATCTCCCAAGATAAAGACGAAAAATGAATTGATGTTTGGAAGGCCGGGGAAAATTCTCCATGTAGATGGGGATAGTGAGTACATGGAGACTTGTCTAAAGGTATATAAGCAATTATCTTTAGATGCAGTGGGGAGAGCTATAGCGGAAAAAGATCAACCGGAAGTAATAGTAGATTTAGTTAAAGAAGTAAAACCTGACATAGTAGTTTTAACTGGGCACGATAGTGTTTTACGAGAACCAAGGGATTATTTGAATCTAGATAATTATAGAAATTCAAGATATTATTTAGAGTCGGTCAAAAATTTAAGAAATTATAATTCGAGTTATGATGAACTAGTAATATTTGCAGGGGCTTGTCAAAGTTGCTATGAAAGAATATTAGACGTAGGTGCAAATTTTGCCTCGAGTCCAAATCGAGTATTAATTCATTGCCTTGATCCTGTTTTTGTATGTGAGAAGATTGCTTATACAAGAATTGATAAGGTGGTTTCAATAACTGATGTTATTGAAAACACGATAACAGGAATAAAGGGAGTTGGAGGATTGCAGACTAGGGGAAAGTACAGAGAAGGATATCCTAAATCTCCTTATATTTAA